A genomic region of Desulfomonilaceae bacterium contains the following coding sequences:
- a CDS encoding (Fe-S)-binding protein has translation MDWKIAELKELEDKIWRCTACGTCKIAYDYGPPPTFGEICPAGTEFGFEGMMASKGKIAFARGILSGELPWDDELLEAIYKCTVCAGCQNQCQLDHKPFIPEIIEAMRRKAVEDGVGPMPLHKNLLQSMKNYNNPYQGPRRVRTDWTRPFKKAGKPIKDINKEPAPVLFFVGCTGAFNTAARAVPTATASIFQKLGMDFGILGENEICCGSTAMRVGDSEEFKRVATKNLETFKWAHDERGVKTIVSSCAGCYRAIKKDYSLSSEYDKIMEGIEVIHTADYLNRLYKEGKLKFKGELPWKVTYHDPCHTGRHLNKFIIDHEGKQLWKGAYLDVDQSECLYEQPRDLLKAIPGVEFVEMPRNRANAFCCGGGGGVMTGFGEWATKNASLRVQEGMDTGADRMVSICPFCHFNLNEGSKRIGGQVKVHDLTELIDKVLVGSNDD, from the coding sequence ATGGATTGGAAGATTGCAGAGCTGAAAGAGCTTGAGGATAAAATCTGGAGGTGCACTGCATGCGGTACTTGTAAAATAGCGTATGACTATGGTCCACCACCAACGTTTGGCGAAATTTGTCCTGCAGGGACCGAATTTGGATTCGAAGGCATGATGGCTTCCAAGGGGAAAATTGCTTTCGCTCGTGGAATTCTGAGCGGAGAGCTTCCTTGGGACGACGAACTGCTGGAAGCCATTTACAAATGTACCGTTTGCGCTGGTTGTCAAAACCAGTGCCAGCTTGATCACAAGCCTTTCATTCCGGAAATCATTGAAGCGATGAGACGCAAGGCGGTGGAGGACGGCGTGGGCCCCATGCCTCTGCATAAGAACCTCCTGCAGTCGATGAAAAATTACAATAATCCATACCAAGGGCCGAGACGAGTGAGAACGGATTGGACTCGTCCATTCAAGAAGGCCGGTAAGCCCATTAAAGATATAAATAAAGAACCAGCGCCAGTACTTTTCTTTGTTGGATGCACTGGGGCGTTTAACACAGCGGCGCGGGCAGTTCCCACCGCTACGGCTTCCATTTTTCAGAAACTCGGGATGGACTTCGGAATCTTGGGTGAGAATGAAATTTGCTGCGGTTCTACTGCCATGCGGGTGGGAGACTCTGAAGAATTCAAACGGGTTGCCACGAAGAACCTAGAGACCTTCAAATGGGCGCATGACGAGCGTGGTGTCAAAACAATCGTTAGTTCCTGCGCCGGTTGTTACCGTGCGATCAAAAAAGACTATTCTCTTTCCTCGGAATACGACAAGATAATGGAAGGAATTGAAGTCATACACACGGCGGACTACCTCAATCGTCTCTACAAAGAGGGAAAGCTCAAATTCAAGGGTGAACTCCCCTGGAAAGTCACATACCATGATCCGTGTCACACAGGCAGGCATTTGAACAAGTTTATTATTGACCACGAAGGCAAGCAACTATGGAAAGGGGCCTATCTGGATGTTGACCAGAGCGAGTGTCTTTACGAGCAGCCCAGAGATCTTTTGAAAGCCATTCCAGGGGTCGAATTTGTAGAAATGCCGCGGAATAGGGCCAACGCCTTCTGCTGCGGAGGCGGAGGAGGAGTAATGACCGGGTTTGGGGAATGGGCGACCAAGAATGCCAGTCTGCGAGTACAGGAGGGAATGGACACAGGAGCGGATAGGATGGTATCGATTTGCCCCTTCTGTCACTTCAACCTGAATGAAGGCTCAAAAAGAATCGGTGGCCAAGTCAAGGTCCATGACCTTACTGAGTTGATTGACAAGGTTCTCGTTGGAAGCAACGACGACTGA
- a CDS encoding FAD-binding oxidoreductase, with protein sequence MSELSSPQKDQVFTATDVGNVDSVLKELRKIVGETNCTASRHIRYAYSYDLSFVKPKAPDYVVMAETVEQVQGLLRFANKEKIPVVPYTAGTNIGGLTIPERGGILLDLKKMNKIVDIDSEAHVAVIEPGVSHAKLADALYKHKLRFGWPVGPPSASVLACAISHGIGGLNAKYGLNSQEITSMEVVLPTGELVRVGSCAIRHDAWHSCLPMPQLDGLFKGWLGSTGVVTKIGISVHPIPPLLKVFTVSCDNVEDMYSYMLNLSNYEMCDDLTAVSWWLAQVPIPYPFKTKPDDAPEWFSFATTTSWTEKEREARTEIWETVFEEEQKKNTSIKRTVYPEEALKGRTQLPSQVVGSTKNYCKQGGAGISWPGTFTPAKVWAPVYNKWKEILIGHNLSPSVRMSMYRGVHYGMLRAMIPFNKQSAEETENARHAIVECLKVDLDSGGIPYKPPIDFATEINKRANPGYLDLLRRMKKFLDPNDIMNPGKLGI encoded by the coding sequence ATGTCTGAGTTGAGCAGTCCACAGAAAGATCAAGTTTTCACCGCGACGGATGTCGGAAATGTCGACTCTGTGCTCAAGGAACTGAGAAAGATCGTAGGTGAGACAAACTGCACCGCGTCGAGACACATTCGTTACGCATACTCGTATGATCTAAGCTTTGTAAAACCCAAGGCGCCAGACTATGTGGTCATGGCTGAAACGGTTGAACAGGTCCAGGGGCTTCTCCGGTTTGCCAATAAGGAAAAGATCCCTGTTGTCCCCTACACTGCCGGCACAAATATCGGCGGTCTTACGATTCCCGAACGTGGGGGCATTCTTCTGGATCTGAAGAAAATGAACAAGATTGTTGACATAGATTCCGAAGCGCATGTTGCGGTTATAGAACCGGGAGTCTCTCACGCCAAACTAGCGGACGCTTTGTACAAGCACAAATTGAGGTTCGGTTGGCCAGTCGGGCCTCCATCGGCTTCGGTACTGGCATGCGCTATTTCACATGGTATTGGAGGGCTTAACGCCAAGTATGGATTGAACAGCCAGGAGATTACCAGTATGGAAGTTGTTCTTCCTACCGGTGAGTTAGTGCGGGTAGGGTCGTGCGCCATCAGGCACGACGCCTGGCACAGTTGTCTCCCAATGCCTCAGCTTGACGGTCTCTTCAAGGGATGGTTGGGGTCGACCGGTGTTGTCACCAAGATCGGTATCAGCGTTCATCCGATTCCGCCACTTCTCAAAGTCTTTACAGTATCATGTGACAATGTGGAGGACATGTACTCCTACATGTTGAATTTAAGCAACTATGAGATGTGTGACGACCTAACGGCGGTTTCCTGGTGGCTTGCACAGGTCCCTATTCCCTATCCTTTCAAGACCAAGCCCGATGACGCTCCCGAGTGGTTCAGCTTTGCGACTACGACCTCGTGGACTGAAAAAGAAAGAGAGGCCAGGACAGAAATCTGGGAGACAGTCTTTGAGGAAGAGCAGAAGAAGAATACATCCATCAAACGAACGGTTTATCCGGAAGAGGCTTTGAAGGGAAGAACACAACTACCGAGCCAGGTAGTGGGTTCTACCAAGAATTACTGCAAACAGGGTGGCGCTGGAATATCCTGGCCGGGGACCTTTACACCCGCCAAGGTCTGGGCGCCTGTCTATAATAAGTGGAAAGAGATCCTCATTGGACATAACCTTTCACCATCGGTCCGCATGAGCATGTATCGGGGTGTTCACTACGGCATGCTCAGAGCGATGATTCCATTTAACAAACAGAGCGCTGAAGAGACTGAAAACGCAAGACACGCGATTGTTGAGTGCCTCAAAGTCGATTTGGACTCTGGTGGAATTCCTTACAAACCGCCGATAGATTTTGCTACCGAGATCAATAAACGAGCCAATCCAGGATATCTGGATCTTTTAAGGAGAATGAAAAAATTCCTGGATCCGAACGATATCATGAATCCCGGCAAACTCGGCATATAA
- a CDS encoding CoA-acylating methylmalonate-semialdehyde dehydrogenase, whose protein sequence is MHPMETALKDVKYRKELGDKPSRLKYCVNGEWLESTTTKYMDCYNPSTGHVIAQAPQCTVNEVESAIAAAKAAFPAWANTPPNKRAQVLFHMKALLDEHLHELTYLLCKEEGKSWTESMGDILKVNEVVEFACGIPHLMKGESIMNVSSGYDTVLYHHPLGVFAGIPPWNFPAMIPHGWMAPLCIATGNTMVIKAASFVPQSAMRILELWHEAGLPKGVINIVTAGRTEAEILLRHPDIVGVSFVGSTKVGRHIYATAAGNGKRVQALTEAKNHALVLSDCKLDRTANGIINAFCGCAGERCMALPVICVEEAIADELVTELKNLALQKKIGAAYDKSTELGPVVNPGHLRFVTDWIEKGIQEGAELTLDGREPSVPPECKEGFFVGPTILDHVKPGMTCGDREIFGPVLCVKRVKNYEEGLAIMNASEFANGSVIYTQNGYYARDFAYRTHAGMVGVNVGIPVPVGIFGFTGHKNSFFGDLHVMGKDGVRFYTEVKNVTSTWFKEGSQTSQKVDTWDGTITSLPSEDEKK, encoded by the coding sequence ATGCATCCAATGGAAACAGCCCTTAAAGACGTTAAGTATCGGAAGGAGCTTGGGGACAAGCCTTCCAGACTAAAATACTGTGTGAATGGAGAGTGGCTGGAATCAACAACAACTAAATACATGGATTGTTACAATCCTTCCACCGGCCACGTCATTGCGCAGGCGCCACAGTGCACGGTGAATGAAGTAGAATCCGCTATTGCCGCCGCAAAAGCGGCCTTTCCAGCTTGGGCCAATACTCCTCCAAACAAGCGAGCGCAGGTACTCTTTCACATGAAGGCGCTTTTGGACGAACACTTGCATGAACTCACGTATCTCCTTTGCAAGGAGGAGGGCAAGTCATGGACCGAGTCAATGGGCGATATCCTGAAGGTAAATGAAGTTGTGGAATTCGCTTGTGGAATCCCCCACTTAATGAAGGGTGAGTCCATCATGAATGTCTCATCCGGATACGATACGGTCTTATACCATCATCCGTTGGGAGTGTTTGCCGGTATTCCCCCGTGGAATTTTCCAGCGATGATACCTCACGGCTGGATGGCCCCTCTCTGCATCGCAACGGGAAACACTATGGTCATCAAAGCTGCTAGTTTTGTTCCGCAGTCGGCGATGCGTATCCTGGAACTCTGGCATGAAGCTGGGCTGCCAAAAGGTGTCATCAATATCGTGACCGCTGGCAGGACCGAAGCGGAAATCCTTTTGAGACATCCCGACATAGTGGGCGTGTCATTTGTTGGTTCCACAAAAGTCGGTCGTCATATATACGCTACTGCCGCAGGCAACGGGAAACGGGTGCAAGCGTTGACTGAAGCGAAAAATCACGCTCTTGTTCTGAGTGACTGCAAACTTGACCGAACCGCCAATGGGATTATCAACGCATTCTGTGGCTGCGCCGGAGAGCGTTGTATGGCGTTGCCAGTTATCTGCGTAGAAGAGGCGATAGCGGACGAACTAGTCACGGAACTCAAGAATCTTGCTTTACAGAAAAAGATAGGAGCCGCGTATGACAAATCTACGGAGTTGGGACCTGTTGTAAACCCAGGTCATCTGAGGTTTGTCACTGACTGGATAGAGAAAGGAATTCAAGAGGGAGCTGAACTTACACTTGACGGACGAGAGCCGAGTGTTCCGCCGGAGTGCAAGGAGGGATTCTTTGTTGGCCCCACGATTCTTGACCACGTCAAACCAGGCATGACATGCGGTGATCGGGAAATATTCGGCCCTGTGCTCTGCGTCAAGCGAGTGAAGAACTACGAAGAAGGTCTGGCCATCATGAACGCCAGCGAATTTGCCAACGGATCCGTAATTTATACGCAGAACGGATACTATGCCAGAGATTTTGCCTATCGAACTCATGCGGGAATGGTAGGAGTCAACGTCGGCATTCCCGTGCCTGTAGGAATCTTCGGTTTTACCGGGCACAAAAACTCTTTCTTCGGAGATCTTCACGTTATGGGAAAAGATGGGGTCCGTTTCTATACGGAAGTTAAAAACGTCACTTCCACGTGGTTCAAAGAGGGCTCACAAACCTCCCAAAAGGTCGACACGTGGGACGGCACTATCACCTCGCTACCCTCGGAAGATGAGAAGAAATAA
- a CDS encoding FadR/GntR family transcriptional regulator — MFKPTQKGHKVSHYVVEQIRDAILRGEFKPGDRLASERELIDQFQVSKASMREALRVLEGMGLIETRKGTGGGIFAAEVNMNTTVHSLTNFLHFKNVSVGDITMLRYFLEPRLAQIAVSKITENDIRVLETMTNDEVSATSLKDQRGIGFHYYIARFSENPLLILLMDFIESLLADLKVKLNPGSEFYDEVEHDHFKIIECFRRRDGAGVRTEMASHVLRVGRHLANLAGSAPFGALEFQSVGPVGSSMDVEEQLSESNHEHFLPSPAQKSLEDLGLLLRHVGNGDLYLIQVKSES, encoded by the coding sequence ATGTTTAAACCTACCCAAAAGGGTCATAAAGTATCGCACTACGTTGTTGAGCAAATCCGTGACGCAATTTTGAGGGGGGAATTCAAGCCCGGTGACAGGCTGGCGTCCGAAAGAGAACTGATCGATCAGTTTCAGGTCAGCAAGGCCAGCATGCGTGAAGCTCTCAGAGTGCTGGAAGGCATGGGTCTTATAGAGACCAGAAAAGGCACCGGAGGAGGAATTTTTGCCGCCGAAGTGAATATGAACACTACCGTTCATAGTCTAACCAATTTCCTCCATTTCAAGAATGTGTCAGTCGGGGATATCACTATGCTTCGCTACTTTCTTGAACCACGCCTCGCGCAGATTGCAGTCTCCAAAATCACCGAAAACGACATACGTGTATTGGAGACCATGACAAATGACGAGGTAAGCGCAACCTCATTAAAAGATCAACGAGGCATCGGATTTCACTATTATATTGCCAGGTTCTCAGAAAATCCGCTGCTTATTCTGCTCATGGACTTCATAGAGAGTCTTCTGGCGGACCTGAAAGTCAAGCTCAATCCGGGGTCGGAATTCTATGATGAAGTGGAACACGACCACTTCAAAATCATCGAATGTTTCAGAAGAAGAGATGGCGCTGGTGTCAGAACTGAGATGGCGTCCCATGTGCTCCGCGTCGGGCGACATCTGGCCAATTTGGCTGGCAGCGCCCCCTTTGGCGCTTTAGAATTCCAGAGCGTGGGGCCGGTCGGTTCCTCGATGGATGTGGAAGAGCAACTAAGTGAATCCAACCATGAACATTTTTTGCCATCGCCAGCGCAAAAATCTCTCGAGGACCTAGGGCTTCTTCTCAGGCACGTGGGCAACGGGGACCTGTACCTCATTCAAGTCAAGAGTGAGTCGTAA
- a CDS encoding 4Fe-4S binding protein, whose product MRIDVDALKCIGCMACEMACGYHRDDAFALLASCIVVYRAREKKDYFGVVVKEEESLTIARPEGLEIKRIGVAEEASDSGQKKEADASAKPMLLREACDQCSGMKYGPMCVKICPVNAISLVEGGE is encoded by the coding sequence ATGAGAATTGATGTGGACGCTCTCAAATGTATTGGGTGCATGGCTTGCGAGATGGCGTGCGGTTATCACAGGGATGACGCCTTCGCTTTGCTTGCATCGTGTATAGTCGTTTATAGGGCCAGAGAAAAAAAGGATTATTTTGGGGTAGTTGTAAAGGAAGAAGAGAGTCTGACAATAGCGCGACCCGAGGGGCTCGAGATCAAAAGAATCGGTGTGGCGGAAGAAGCAAGTGATTCTGGTCAGAAAAAGGAAGCCGACGCATCCGCAAAACCTATGCTTTTGCGCGAGGCCTGTGACCAGTGTAGTGGCATGAAATATGGTCCTATGTGCGTCAAGATTTGCCCGGTCAACGCTATTTCGTTGGTAGAGGGAGGAGAATAG
- a CDS encoding aldehyde ferredoxin oxidoreductase N-terminal domain-containing protein produces the protein MDYLSSNKILVVDLKTGQITEDGLDDDLVSSRIGGVGITSSLYETYKDRDPIILGTGLLTGTLFPATALSIISAKSPRSGRLTHSPFTLKAGMELKYTGFDYVVIVGKSEKPVFLWLHDGIADIQDASELWGKDTWNTTDVIRKNMGDDLIQTLVIGPAGEEGSDLAQICVNYWANGDCWGFGKVFGEKNLKAVALRGMGLLEISNAEDFVDQCFEIFETIKGSKIQGKAGVEDILIAMGESDARDWLAPVIHRHSACYNTPYPTNTFIYLNEDPKTLTEPEEPEPGFMITDIVALLALKKLGFSAMDAGQVLRACARRGLDPVAVAEIVGKSNQKDPKTIEQSLARLQGPATLPEGARFSSWAPPQPIFGDFGLSGGSSERDWWVRRQALAYIFGIHPVFANMSPELSEELILEMANTGAGLDLSQETLDQVISDVCG, from the coding sequence ATGGACTACTTGTCATCAAATAAAATCCTGGTCGTTGATCTAAAAACTGGCCAAATTACCGAAGATGGTCTTGATGATGATCTTGTGAGTTCAAGAATTGGTGGAGTAGGCATCACCAGTTCGCTGTATGAGACATACAAAGACAGAGATCCAATCATACTGGGAACAGGCTTGCTTACTGGAACGCTATTCCCTGCCACGGCCTTGTCAATAATTTCGGCCAAGAGCCCCAGATCAGGGCGCCTGACCCATTCCCCTTTCACCTTAAAAGCCGGTATGGAATTGAAGTACACCGGTTTCGATTATGTCGTCATAGTCGGAAAGTCGGAAAAACCGGTCTTCCTTTGGCTTCATGACGGAATCGCCGACATCCAGGATGCGTCTGAACTCTGGGGGAAGGATACCTGGAACACCACTGACGTAATTAGAAAAAATATGGGAGACGACCTCATCCAGACCCTAGTTATCGGCCCGGCAGGTGAAGAGGGCTCTGACTTGGCTCAAATATGTGTGAATTACTGGGCAAACGGTGATTGCTGGGGCTTTGGTAAAGTATTTGGTGAAAAGAATCTTAAAGCCGTGGCTCTTCGAGGTATGGGATTACTGGAAATTTCCAACGCTGAAGATTTTGTTGACCAGTGTTTCGAAATCTTTGAGACAATCAAAGGAAGCAAGATTCAAGGCAAGGCTGGTGTTGAAGACATTCTCATAGCAATGGGAGAGAGCGACGCCCGCGATTGGCTGGCCCCTGTCATACATCGACACAGCGCTTGCTACAACACTCCCTACCCGACCAATACGTTCATATACCTGAATGAAGACCCAAAAACGCTCACAGAACCCGAAGAGCCGGAACCCGGATTCATGATCACGGACATAGTGGCCCTGTTGGCGCTGAAAAAACTGGGGTTTTCCGCAATGGACGCCGGCCAGGTATTAAGAGCCTGCGCTCGACGTGGGCTGGATCCGGTCGCTGTAGCCGAAATAGTTGGAAAATCAAACCAAAAAGATCCCAAAACCATCGAACAATCCCTAGCGAGGCTACAAGGTCCGGCCACCCTTCCGGAAGGCGCGAGATTTAGCTCATGGGCCCCACCACAACCTATTTTTGGCGATTTTGGTCTATCAGGAGGTAGCTCCGAAAGGGACTGGTGGGTTAGAAGACAGGCTTTGGCCTACATTTTCGGTATTCACCCTGTTTTTGCAAATATGTCGCCTGAATTGTCGGAAGAACTCATTCTAGAAATGGCCAACACTGGCGCTGGACTAGACCTCTCGCAGGAGACTCTGGATCAAGTCATTTCGGATGTTTGCGGTTAG
- a CDS encoding BPL-N domain-containing protein: protein MDYYQSCASINQKLARGIDLHFGEAEASILPPDPRPLSIPRIGVYAGLGTSHSWLWFVDLFDRMSFHEIVFINENMVRDGALECLDIFAMSGGDTIRIAEELGRDGALALESFIRRGGLYIGSCAGAYLPLKSSKQHLDRFNFVDIKIANLSKTRPDAKRMGRKTTTSYGCDFVYHPVREAVRLRMTGKEPFSGLDSFLAPLYGGPAMIAPIDSDVLAYYTGFTDKTLFLVDESLAERTLLGKIAAARAKMGEGHLYLFGPHFEHPLFPVANHLVAKAIFWDMRKEKKTGSSIEDCSTIVATAKEKLVRDIKREISNSRIVAVGLETAPVQWIIGCKIYEPEKIRVFLEAIWKRIGFLERSGLIRVRCGKSGDIVDLASRVTALLRRIKSMVDDHADTQDLAGDLFDSLRRLTMIFLQIYFDSFDRNFDPDLKFL, encoded by the coding sequence ATGGATTATTACCAGTCATGTGCGTCCATCAACCAAAAATTGGCGCGGGGGATCGATCTCCATTTCGGAGAAGCCGAAGCGAGCATATTGCCGCCAGATCCTCGCCCACTAAGTATTCCCCGCATCGGAGTCTACGCCGGATTGGGGACTTCCCACTCGTGGCTTTGGTTTGTTGACCTGTTCGACCGTATGTCATTCCATGAAATTGTTTTCATAAATGAAAACATGGTGCGAGACGGCGCGCTGGAGTGCCTTGACATTTTCGCTATGTCGGGCGGAGACACTATCAGGATAGCCGAAGAACTCGGTCGAGACGGGGCTTTGGCCCTCGAGTCATTCATTCGACGAGGAGGGCTTTATATTGGATCCTGCGCAGGCGCATATCTTCCACTAAAATCTTCCAAGCAGCATCTCGACCGCTTCAACTTTGTTGACATTAAGATCGCCAATCTTTCCAAAACCCGGCCGGACGCCAAACGAATGGGCAGAAAGACGACTACAAGCTATGGGTGCGATTTTGTTTACCACCCGGTTCGGGAGGCTGTTCGTTTACGAATGACAGGAAAGGAACCTTTCTCTGGATTGGATAGTTTCCTGGCTCCTTTGTACGGTGGCCCAGCAATGATAGCGCCCATTGATTCTGACGTCTTGGCCTACTACACCGGCTTCACTGATAAAACACTTTTTCTAGTTGATGAGTCTCTCGCGGAGCGGACCCTGTTAGGCAAAATAGCCGCAGCGCGAGCAAAAATGGGAGAGGGACATCTTTACCTCTTTGGCCCTCATTTCGAACATCCGCTTTTCCCGGTCGCTAATCACCTCGTGGCTAAAGCAATATTCTGGGACATGAGAAAAGAGAAGAAGACAGGGAGTTCCATTGAGGACTGTTCAACTATTGTGGCAACTGCAAAGGAGAAACTGGTCCGCGATATTAAGAGAGAGATCAGCAATTCGCGTATCGTGGCGGTAGGACTTGAGACGGCGCCTGTTCAATGGATTATAGGTTGCAAAATTTATGAGCCGGAAAAAATCAGAGTGTTCCTCGAGGCGATATGGAAGCGAATTGGGTTCTTGGAACGCTCAGGCTTGATTCGCGTTCGATGTGGGAAAAGCGGGGATATTGTGGACTTAGCGTCTAGAGTGACCGCGCTTTTACGTCGAATTAAGTCCATGGTGGACGATCACGCTGATACCCAGGATCTCGCAGGAGATCTTTTTGACTCTCTGCGAAGGTTGACGATGATCTTCCTACAGATTTATTTTGACTCATTCGATCGCAATTTTGATCCTGATTTGAAGTTTCTGTAA
- a CDS encoding multiheme c-type cytochrome translates to MDRLRVFFGRPGTTRGAKVFHASKYLMVIAFLILSIHVLPAWSQEPDTTSPWFVDMNTFSKSAHGSLTCERCHPEMKEPGKVHPNREDPSAMKKNVVQSYDYKRCASCHPEAHKRFLLGEHAKALTKERQNREAGLKEPNPERLAPTCGDCHSSHYAQSKRSRVQIGTQMTETCGKCHKAQEASYLKDIHGRMAVFLGKQASAYCTDCHGAHRCESLKDKQKALEACRRCHRDATIQFAGIVIHAGPEDISKKDPEKQANVALVGTVKRIAQIGTIIILAFFSLQTFVWILRELHKKLRGR, encoded by the coding sequence TTGGACCGATTACGAGTATTTTTTGGGCGGCCTGGCACAACACGAGGAGCTAAAGTCTTCCATGCTTCCAAATATTTGATGGTCATCGCCTTTTTGATTCTTTCGATACATGTCTTGCCGGCATGGTCCCAGGAACCAGACACTACCTCGCCCTGGTTCGTCGACATGAACACGTTCTCAAAATCAGCTCATGGATCCTTGACATGTGAACGATGCCACCCGGAGATGAAGGAGCCGGGCAAAGTTCATCCGAACCGTGAAGATCCCTCCGCCATGAAAAAAAATGTCGTTCAATCATACGATTACAAACGTTGCGCTTCCTGTCATCCCGAGGCCCACAAGCGCTTTTTACTGGGAGAGCACGCCAAAGCCCTGACAAAGGAAAGACAGAATCGAGAGGCAGGCCTAAAGGAACCGAATCCTGAACGTTTAGCCCCAACATGCGGCGATTGCCATTCGTCTCACTATGCCCAGTCCAAACGTTCAAGAGTTCAAATCGGAACGCAAATGACAGAGACTTGCGGTAAGTGCCATAAAGCTCAAGAGGCCAGCTACCTTAAAGACATTCATGGTAGAATGGCAGTTTTCCTAGGTAAACAGGCGTCGGCGTACTGCACGGATTGCCACGGAGCCCATAGGTGCGAGTCTCTCAAGGATAAGCAAAAAGCTCTTGAGGCGTGCCGGAGATGCCATAGAGACGCCACGATACAGTTTGCCGGCATAGTCATTCACGCCGGTCCAGAAGACATCTCAAAGAAGGATCCTGAGAAGCAGGCCAATGTGGCTCTTGTCGGGACAGTTAAAAGGATTGCTCAAATTGGCACTATAATCATCCTGGCGTTCTTTTCTCTGCAAACTTTTGTATGGATTCTTCGAGAGCTTCACAAAAAGTTGAGAGGACGTTGA
- a CDS encoding cytochrome b/b6 domain-containing protein gives MSDQKVEQQIYWRFSVLQRLVHIVVMFAFIGVGLTGFSMAFSSAAPARSFVWFLGGIDSVRYLHRCFAVILYLCVVAEVLWMLYFKFLLRGKLLGPNSICFRFKDLKFFREHIEYLLGRRTTPPPFDRFAYWEKLDYWTLFIGMQTMGLTGLLLWFPEFFSRFVPGVFINLAQVLHFDEAILAVLYKFFIHTTVRHLRPEVYPGDWTIFTGKTTGETIMRAHPGEWALLKDEQQGSPVGDQ, from the coding sequence ATGAGTGACCAAAAAGTCGAACAGCAAATTTACTGGCGCTTTAGCGTCCTCCAAAGGCTAGTCCATATCGTTGTAATGTTTGCATTCATAGGAGTAGGTCTGACAGGATTTTCCATGGCCTTCAGTTCTGCAGCGCCGGCTCGATCTTTTGTTTGGTTTCTCGGGGGTATCGACAGCGTCCGATACCTCCATCGCTGTTTTGCTGTGATCCTTTATTTGTGCGTGGTAGCGGAAGTCCTTTGGATGTTGTACTTCAAATTTCTTTTGCGTGGAAAACTCCTGGGGCCGAATTCTATCTGTTTCCGATTCAAAGATCTCAAGTTTTTCCGGGAGCATATCGAATATCTCTTGGGCAGGCGCACAACGCCTCCACCTTTTGACCGCTTCGCCTATTGGGAAAAACTGGATTACTGGACGCTTTTCATAGGCATGCAAACCATGGGGCTCACGGGACTTCTTCTGTGGTTTCCGGAATTTTTCTCCCGTTTCGTTCCTGGGGTTTTCATTAACCTTGCTCAAGTCCTCCATTTTGACGAGGCCATTCTTGCAGTGCTCTACAAATTTTTCATACATACAACAGTTCGTCATCTGCGGCCTGAAGTTTATCCGGGCGACTGGACTATCTTTACCGGGAAAACGACCGGAGAAACCATTATGAGAGCCCATCCCGGAGAGTGGGCGTTATTGAAAGATGAACAGCAAGGTTCCCCTGTTGGAGACCAATAA